CGCGCGGCGGCCCGCCGACCGTCGCCGGCCGCTGGTCCCGCCTGCCGGATCGCGACACCGACCCGACCCGCCGCGCCGCGGCCCTGGCCGACGTGCTGCTCGAACGGCACGGCGTGGTGACCCGGAGCGCGGTGCTGGCCGAGCAGGTGGCCGGCGGCTTCGCCGCGGTCTATCCGGTGCTCTCCGCGCTGGAGGAACGCGGCGCCGCCCGGCGGGGCTACTTCGTCGAAGGGCTGGGCGCGGCGCAGTTCGCGGTGCCGGGGGCGGTGGACCGGATCCGGGCGCTGGCCGAGCCGACCGACGGCGGGCGGGGGCGTGGCGGGCCCACCCTGGTGCTCGCCGCGACGGATCCGGCCAACCCGTACGGTGCGGCGCTGTCCTGGCCGGAGCGGGTGGTCGACTCGGGCGACGGGGCGGCCCCGGCAACCGGGCACCGGGCGGGGCGCAAGGCCGGCGCCGTGGTGGTGCTGGTCGCCGGCGAGCTGGTGCTCTACGTCGAACGCGGCGGGCGGACGATCCTCTCCTTCGCCGACGACGCCGACATGCTGACGGCGGCCGGGAAGGCGCTTGCCGACGCGGTCCACTCCGGCGCGTTGGGCGCGATGTCGGTGGAGCGGGCCGACGGCGAGGCGGTGCGCTCCTCGCCGCTGCGCGACGCCCTCACCGCCGCCGGTTTCCGGGCCACCCCGCGCGGCCTGCGGCTGCGCGGCTGACCCGCACGTCAGCGCAGGCTCGTGAGGACCTTCTCGTACCTGGCGCGATCGGCGGCGGGGGTCTTCGCCTCCAGGTAGTTGAGCACCACCGTGCCGCGCCGGAACGACTGCCCGCCCCACGTCTCGGCGATGTCGCCGGCGCTGGTCTCGTCGGGGAAGACGTACACGGTGACGGCGTCGGTCGCGACCAGCTCGGAGCAGCCCAGGCCGAGCCCGTCCGGGCCGCACTCGACCGACCGGTCCCGGGGGTTCGGCACCTTCAGCCCGGCGGCCTTGAACGCGTCGACGACCTGCCGCGCGCCGGGCGTCCCGGTCGGCCGGACCGGCAGCTTCACGGGCGGCGGGCTGGCGGGACGGCGCTGGGTCGGCCCGCCGGCGCTCGGACCCGCCGGTCCCGGGCCCGTCGACTTCGCGGTCGGCGGGGCGGCCGGCATCGTCGAGGCTTCCGCCGCGCCGGTCGGGCCCGAGGAAGGCACGTCGGCCGGGGTCGACGCCGTGGCGGCCGGGGGCGCGGCGCGCCGGTCCTCCGCGTCGTCGCCGCAGGCGGCGGTGAGGGCGGCGGCGATCACGAGCACCGCGACGGCGGGCAGGCTCCGGTTGGTCACCCCTGGCAGTCTGCCCAACCGGATCCCGTCCCGGCAGTGGCCGGTCGGTCAGTGCCGCTGTCCCATTTCTGCCAGCCCGCCCCGGTCGACCGGGGCGGGCGGCCGACGTCGGTACGATCCCGACCGGTCGACGAGGGGAGCCGAGGATGACCGGGACGAACGGGGCGGACGGGGTGGACGGGGCGGACGGGGTGACCGTCCGGCCGGCGCGGGCCGGGGACCGCCCGGCCGTCGACGCGCTGCACGAACGCGAGTGGGGTGGGCCGTACGTCGTCGCCCACGACACCCGGTACGACCTGCGTGCGCTGCCCACGCTGGTGGCGACCGACGGGGCCGGGGCGGTCGTCGGGGCGCTCGCCCACCACGACGACGCCGACGGGCTGGAGGTGGTCAGCGTGGTGGCCGCGACGCCCGGCGGGGGCGTCGGCACGGCGCTGCTGGCGGCGGCCGGGGAGGTGGCCCGGGCCGGGGGCCGGGCCCGGCTCTGGCTCGTCACCACGAACGACAACCTGCGGGCGCTGCGGTTCTACCAGCGGCGCGGGCTGCGGCTGGTGCGCGTGGACCGGGGCGCGGTGGACCGGGCCCGCCGGCTCAAGCCGAGCATCCCGCTGGTCGGCGAGGACGGCATCCCGCTGCACGACGAGCTGGTCCTGGAGCTTCCCCTCACCGCCGACGCAGCGGCCCTGACGCGGCCCCGCACCGCCGACGCAGCAGCCCTGACGCGGCCCCGCACCGCCGACGCAGCAGCCCTGACGCGGCCCCGCACCGCCGACGCAGCAGCCCTGACGCGGCCCCGCACCGCCGACGGACGGGTTCCCGCCGGCCGCCCGGTCGACGGTCGACAGGTCGTCGCCGGCGCGGCCCGCGCCCCGTGGATCTCCCTGACCACCGACTACGGCCTCGCCGACGGATTCGTCGCCGCCTGCCACGGGGTGATCGCGCGGCTGGCGCCGGAGGCCCGGGTCGTCGACGTGACGCACCTCGTCCCGCCGGCCGACGTACGCCGGGGCGCGGCGGTGCTCGCGCAGGCCGTGCCGCACCTGCCGGAGGGGGTGCACGTGGCCGTCGTCGACCCGGGTGTGGGCACGACCCGGCGGGGCGTCGCGCTGGCCACGCCCCGCGGGCTGCTGGTGGGGCCGGACAACGGCCTGCTGGTGGAGGCCGCCGAGGCGCTGGGCGGGGTGACCGCGGCCGTCGAGCTGACCGATCCGGACTGGCTCGCGCCCGAGGTGTCCCGCACGTTCCACGGCCGGGACGTCTTCGCGCCGGTCGCCGCACGGCTGGCGCTCGGCGCACCGCTGGCCGGGGTCGGTCCGGCGGTCGACCCGGAGTCCCTGGTCCGGCTGCCGGCGCCGGTGCTCCGGCGGGAGGCGGACGGGTTCACGGCCGAGGTTTCGACCGTCGACCACTTCGGCAACGTCCAGTTGGCCGCGCCGGCCGACCTGCTGGCGCCGCTGCCGGCCCGGGTCCGGGTGCGGTCGGGCACGGGTGGCGAGCCCGGCCGCGAGGCCGTGCACGGGCGCACCTTCGGCGACGCCCGGCCGGGCGGGCTGGTGGTGCACGCCGACTCCGCCGGCCGGGTCGCCGTGGCGGTCAACGGCGGCCGGGCGGTGGACCTGCTGGCGGTGGCGCCGGGCGACCTGCTGCGCGTCGCGGCCGACTGAGCGACGGGCCGGCGGGGCAACGGGCCGCCGCCGGACCGGGCGGACGCCGGACCGGCGGGACGGGCGACCCGAGCGCCGGGCCGGGCCGGAGCCACCCGTCCCGGCCCGGCGGGCGTACGCGGGTGGTGGTCAGCAGAGCGGCACCGTGCCGCCGTAGACCGCCGAGACGTACGCGTGGCTGACGTACTGGCCGCCGGCGAGGCGGTTCCACCGGTTGGTGGTCCGGTACGGGCCGGCGACGGTCTGCCCGGTCACGTAGCACTCGATCGGCACGTTGGCGTACCTCGCGGCCAGGCCACGCACCGCGTACCCCGTGCCGGCGCCGGCGCGGATGTTGAGCGGGCCGTCGCCGACCACGCCGCGCGGGCCGCCGCCGGTCCACAGGTACGCCACGTCCACCCAGGCGTTGGTGGTGAGCTGCAGCCCGTCCCAGAAGGTGCCGTCGGCGAGGTCGACGCCGGCCGGGTTCAACACCACCCGCCCGAACTGGTCCCGCCCGCCGTTGTAGCCGTACTGGTAGGCCGCCTGTGCCTGCGGCCTGCCCTGCGGAAGGTCCTTCCAGTTCTCCCGGACGGCGCTGAGGTTCCAGTAGTCGTCCCGGGTGTTCCACGGGCCGACGTCCCAGACCGGGGCGTACTCGCAGCGGCTGCCCGTGGTGGTGCAGACCCGGACGGTGTAGTCGCCGGTGTTCGCCGGGGCCAGGCCGCGCCGGGAGGGCAGTGCGACGAAGTGGTCCCCGGGCACGATCGTGTGCCCGTTGGCGGTCACCTCGCCGACCAGCCCGATCCGGGTCGCGTACACCCGGTAGGTGAGGCCGGGCGTGGCGGCGGCGACGGCGGCGACGGTGTCGGCGGTGTCGGCGGTGAGGCGCACGGCACGCACCTCCGCGGTGGCGCCCGGCCGGCTCGCGGTGAGCACCACCCGGGTCTGCACGCGGGTGACCGGCCGGTCGAAGACCGCCCCGCCGGTGGCCTCGCGCCACTCGGTCCAGCCCACCGCCCGCCAGCCCCGCACCTGGGCCTCTGCGGTGCCGCCGGCGGCGGTGCGGGCGTCGACGGCGGCGCGGACCCGGGTGGCGGGCCGGGTCAGGGTGCGCGGCGGCCCGAGGAAGATCCCCTCGGCGACCGCGCTGCGGGGCACGCGGGCCGGCGCGGGGCGGGGGTCGGCCAGGCGGAGCCCGGCGCGGGTGTGCCGGACGTTGACGTCGTCGGCGTCGACCCGGGAGAGGTCGGTGCTCCACCGTTCGCCGGCGGCGGCGAGCGCGGGGCCCGGGGAGGGTACGAGGGCGAGGGCGAGGATGACGGTCAGGGCGGCGGTACGGGCGCGACGGTGGGGCAGAATCATGGGCATTCTCCTCAGAACTCCCTGATCGTGCCCTTGTCGGTAGATCGACAGGAACCTCCATACAAATAGCGACACATGCGAATTCGGCTCGGACGAGGAAGGATGGACGGGTGCCCGAAGGCGACACCGTCTGGAACACCGCCCGCGTGCTGCACCGCGCCCTGGCCGGCGCGCGCCTGACCGGCAGCGACTTCCGGGTGCCGCAGCTCGCCGCGACCGACCTCGCCGGCTGGACGGTGCGGGAGTCGGCCAGCCGGGGCAAGCACCTGCTGCTGCGCCTCACCGCCCCGCCGCACGCCACGCCACCGCCCGACGCCCCGACCGCACCGGAGGGCGGCGCGGCCCCGGCGCAGGGTGGTGCAGTCTCGGCGCAGGCCGGCGGCGCGGCACCGGGCGACGACGGCGGGGCGCGCTGGACGCTGCACTCGCACCTGCGGATGGACGGCGCCTGGCGGGTGTACGCGCCGGGGGAACGGTGGGCGGCCCGGCCGGCGCACCTGATCCGGGTCGTGCTGCGCAGCGCGCGGGCGGTCGCCGTCGGCTACCACCTGCACGAGCTGGCGCTGGTGCCGACCGCCGAGGAGGGGTCGCTCGTCGGGCACCTCGGCCCCGACCTGCTCGGCGCGGACTGGGACCCGACGGAGGCGGTACGCCGGTTGGCCGCCCACCCGGACGTCACCATCTCCGAGGCGCTGCTGGACCAGCGCAACCTGGCCGGCGTCGGCAACCTCTACAAGTGCGAGGTGCTCTTCCTGCGCGGCGTCTCGCCGTGGACTCCGGTGCGCGCGGTGCCGGACCTCGCCGGGACCGTCGCCCTGGCGCAGAAGCTGCTCGCGGCGAACCGGGGCCGCTGGACGCAGAGCACCACCGGATCGCTGCACCGGGGGCAGACCAGCTACGTCTACGGCCGGCGCGCCCAGCCCTGCCGTCGGTGCGGCACCGCGATCCGCAAGGAGGAACTGGGCGAGCGGGTCACCTACTGGTGCCCGGTCTGCCAGCCGGAGCCTCCCGCCGACTGACGCCGCCGGGCCGGCACGCGGCCACCGGCCGGCGTGTCGGGCCTGACACTCCGTCGACGCGGCCGCGAGTCGCATCTCTGCCACAGATACGGACGATTGGGTACTTCCTAACGTCGCCGTCGAGGTCGCATGCTGCGGTTGACTCCTCACGCATCGTCAGCGACGCGCGACCGCGTCCGCCACGCCGCCGTGGTGGCCGCCGCGCCCGGACACCGGGGAGAGCCATGGAGCTGTTCCGCAGACTCCGGATCCCGTGGGCGGAGCGGGCGCCGGCCCGCGCCGACGGCGACGGCGACGGGACCGGGGCGGGTCCCGTCCCGGCGGCCCGACGCGCCGCGGAGCCGGTCGTCGCGCCGGCCAGCCTCGACCCGGCCGCCGTCCCGCGCTACTTCGGTCCGGTGCCGAACCACGCCCGCAGCCCGCTGCCGGTCGTCGACGCCGACGGTCGCGTGGTGCCCGGCACCGGCATCCGCAAGTTCGTCGACGCGCTGCCCCGCCCCGGCGCGCTCGGCCGCACCGAGCTGGGCGCCCACCTGCCGGTGGCGGTGCCGGACACCGTCAGCTACCCGGGCTGCGACTACTACGAGATCGGCCTGGAGCAGTACGCGCAGCGGCTGCACCGGGACCTGCCGGCGACCCGGCTGCGCGGCTACCGGCAGCTCAACCTCGGCACGGACGCCCACGGGCACAACACGGTCGCGCCGGCGGGGCGCCCCTGGCACCTCGGCCCGCTCATCCTGGCCCGGCGCGGCCGGCCGGTCCGGGTCAAGTTCATCAACCAGCTCCCCACCGGCCGCTCCGGCGAGCTCTTCCTGCCGGTCGACCCGACCGTCGACGGCGCCGGGGCCGGCCCGCTCGACGGCCCGGCGCCCTACCCGCAGAACCGGGCGGTGCTGCGGCTGGCCGGCGCGCACACCGCCTGGACCAGCGCCGGCAACCCCTGGCAGTGGGTCACACCGGCGGGCGAGATCACCCCCTACCCGACGGGGCCCGGCCTGACCCACGTGCCCGACATGCCGCCGCCCGGCGCGGGCGCCACCACGCTCTACTACCCGAACGAGCAGAGCGGGCGGCTGTGCTGGTTCCACGACAACACCGTCGGCCTGGCCCGGCTCACCGTCTACTCCGGGCAGCTCGCGCTCTACCTGCTCACCGACCCGGCCGAGGAGCGGCTCGTCGCCGACGAGGTGCTCCCCGCCGACCAGCTGCCTTTGGTGATCGAGGACAAGACCTTCGTACCCGAGGACACCCAGCTCGCCGGGGAGGACCCGACGTGGGACCGGGACCGCTGGGGATCCCGGGGCAGCCTCTGGCATCCGCACGTCTACCAGCCCCGGCAGAACCCGCACCGGGCCGACGGGACGAACCCGACCGGCCGGTGGGACTACGGGCCGTGGTCGCGTACGGGCGACGACGCCGGGCAGCGGGAGCACGGCGGTACGCCGCACCGGGCGGAGCCCGTCCCGAACCCGCACCACGACCCCGTCGCCGAACCCGACGAGCCGCCGCTCGCGCCCGGCGTCCCGCACCCCTCGGCGGTGCCGGACGCGTTCGGCGACACCGTGCTGGTCAACGGGACCGCGTACCCGTACCTGGAGGTCGAGCCGAGGACGTACCGGTTCCGGATCCTCAACGCCTGCCTGGACCGCGGCCTGAACCTCCAGCTCTACCGGGCCCGCTCCGACGGCCCGATGTGGGACCCGGACGGCGGGCTGGCCGACGGCGACGCCGGTGAGGTGCCGATGGTGGAGGCGGTACGCGCACCGCACCGGCCGGCCGGCTGGCCGGCGGACGGGCGCGACGGCGGGGTCCCGGACCCGCGCGCCGCCGGCCCGGAGTTCATCCAGGTCGGCAACGAGTGCGGCCTGCTGCCCGCGCCGGTGGTGGTGCCGAACCAGCCGGTCGGCTACCGGTACGACCGGCGCGACCCGACCGTGCTCAACGTCGACGCGCACGCGCTGCTGCTCGCCCCCGGGGAGGCCGCCGACGTGTTGGTGGACTTCTCCACCGTCCCGCCAGGCGGCACGCTGATCCTCTACAACGACTGCCCGGCGCCGCTGCCCGGCTTCGACCCACGCGCCGACCACCACACCGGCGCGCCGGACCGCGGCGCCGAGGGCGGGGCGCCGCCGACCCGCCCCGGGTACGGGCCGAACACCCGCACCCTGCTCCAGTTCCGGGTCGCCGGCACCCCGGCGCCGCCGTACGACCTGGCGCGGCTGCGCGAGCGGCTGCCCGGCGCGTACGCGGCCAGCCAGCGCCCGCCGATCGTGCCGCAGCCGGCGTACGACGCGGCGTTCGGCACCCGGACCGCGCGTGACACGGTGGTCCCGGTGCACGCCGCGACGGTCAGCTTCGTTCCCGCCGGCGCCGCCGCCCCGGTGCTCCTGCCGCTGGAGGTCAAGGCGGTGCAGCAGGTCTTCGAGCCGGAGCACGGCCGGCTCGTCGGCCGCCTCGGCGTCGGGCACCCGCACGCCGGGCCGCTCTCCCCCACCGTCCTGCCGCTCGGGCCGACCGACCCGGCCACCGAGGTGCTGCACGTCAGCGACCCCGCCGTCGCGTTGGGCGGGCCCGCCGACGGCACCCAGCTCTGGCGCATCCGTGGCAACAGCCGGCAGACCCAGCCGGTGCGGTTCACCGGCTGCGACGTGCAGCTGGTCGGCCGGGTCGGCTGGGACGGCGCCACCCGGCCGCCGCACCCGGCGGAGCGGGGCTGGAGGCAGGTCGTCCGGGTCAACCCGCGCGAGGACGTGATCGTCGCGCTCCGGCCGGTCGCGCCGCCCCTGCCGTTCAAGATCGGCGACAGCGTACGGCTGCTCGACCCGGTCCGGCCGGCGGGCACCCGGACCGGCTCGACCCCGGTCAGCCCGGTGGACGGCCGGCCCGCGGTGGTGGTGAACCAGCTCGTCAACCTCGGTTGGGAGTACCACTGGCACAGCCAGCTCGGCGGCCACCGGGACCAGGGCATGACCCGACCGCTGGTGCTGCGGGTGTCGCCCCGGGCACCGACCGGGCTGACCGCGACGCCCGCCCCCGGCTCGGCCACCGCGCTGCCCGCGATCGCGCTGACCTGGACGGGCAACGGCAGTCGCCCGCCGGCCACCAGCCACCTGCTCCAGCGGGCCACCGACGCCGCCTTCACGGAAGGGCTCACGGCGATCACCGTGGCGGCCACGGCGACCCGCCACACGGACGCCACGGTCACCCCCGGGGTGACCTACCACTACCGGATCCGGGCGGAGAACGCGGTGAGCTGCTCCACCTGGTCCAACAGCGTGCCGGCCGCGGTGCACCTCGCCGCGCCGGCCGGGCTGACCGCGGCGATCCCGCCGGCCGCGCCGCTGCGGATCGCGCTGCGCTGGGCCAACCGCTCCTTCGCCACCGGGATCGACGTGCAGCGAGCCACCAACCCGACGTTCAGCAGCGGGCCGGGCACCACCGCGATCGGCGTCGGCGACAACCATCTCGACGCCGCCGTGGCGCCGGACACCACGTACTACTACCGGGTGCGGACCACCTACCTCGGCGCAGCGTCGGCCTGGTCGACGGTGGCCCGGGCGACCACCCCGCCGGCGCCGGGCCCGCCCACGGGGGTGACCGCCACCGCGACGGCACCCGGGCCGGACACGGCGACGGTGATCCTCGCCTGGGCGGCGAGCACCCCGGCCGGACCGGGCGCGGGGTTCATCGTGCAACGGGCGCTGGACCCGGCGTTCGGCCGGGAGGTGGCGACCTTCACCGTCACCGGCCGGGGCTTCACCAACAGCGGACTGGCGCGCGGCGTCACCTACCACTACCGGATCCGGTCGTTCAACGTCGTCGGCAGCTCCCCGTTCACCGGCCCGATCCCGATAACCACGCCTCCCTGACCGGCCGCGCCACGGCCCGCGCCGATCATGCAGTTGTGGTGGGGTGCGAAACGCCCGAACGGTTGCCGAGCCAGCACCACGACTGCATGATCGACCCGGTCGTGAGGCGGGGCGGGGCGGCGTCAGGGGGTGCGGAGGGGGGCGCCGACGCCGCGCAGCTCGGTCAGGGCCATGGCGACGCCGTGCAGCAGGTCGGTCGCCTCCGTGAGGCGGGAGGCGGCCGGGTGGGCGGCGTCGGGGTGGGCGTCCCCGGCCACGTAGCCGGCGGCGGCCACGACGAGCCGCTCGTACGCGGCGACGCCCTGCTCCAGCTGCGCGGTGAGGGCCCGGTGCGCCTCGGCCAGCGGCGGCCGGGCCTCGGCCGGGGCGAGCCGCAGCGTGCGCTCGACGCTGGCCACCCGGTCGGCGAGGTCCCGCAGCGACCGGTCGGCCTCGGCGGCCTCCAGCACGGCCGGCGAGGCGAGCCCCGTGAGCCGGTTGGTCATCCCGGCGAGGGTCAGGGCGGCCCGGTCCAGCCGGGCCCACGGCTCGGCGGCGCTGGTGCCGCGCAGCGCCACCCGGGAGCGCACCCGGCGGACCTCGGCCAGCACGCCGGGGCCGACGGGGAGCCGTTCCACGGCGGCGACCAGCTTGGCGCGGGACCGCGCGGCGGCCTCGGCCGGGTCGAGCGCCGGCGGTGCCGGCCGGGCGGCCAGCGCCCGCAGGTCGATCCACCGCCAGGCGGCGAGCACCACCGCGCCGCCCGCCCCGGCCACCCAGGCCGCGTCGGGCAGCCCCAGCCCGGCGTACGGGGTCAGCACGGCGGCGGCGCCGCCCAGGCCGCCGGCCGTGACGCTCCACCGGCGCGCGGACCGCCGCAACCGGCTCAGGCGCCGGAAGTACCGCGTGCGCTCGTCTGCCACCTCTGCCTCCTCGACCCGGCCGCTCAGCCGGCGGCGGTGGTGTCTCCGGTGCCGCGCTCCCGGCCCATGCTGGCCCGGATCTCGTCCAGCCGGGCGGCGGCCGCCGGGTCGGCGGCCGGCGCGGCGGGCTGGGCCTGCGCCGCACCCTGTCGTTCCTGCTTGCCGCCGAGCTGCTCGCCGGCCATGCTCGACCGGATCTGCTCCAGGCGGGAGGAGCCGGCCGAGTCCAGGGTCGCCTTCTGGATCTCCAGCATGCGGCCCTCGACGGAGTTGCCGGCCAGCTCGGCGCGGCCCATCGCCGTGGCGTACCGCTGCTCGATGCGGTCGCGCACCTCGTCGAGCGAGGGCGTGTTGGCGGGGGCGGTCAGCGCCGACATCGACTCCAGCGAGCGGGCCACGCTCTCCTGCATCTTGGCCTGCTCCAGCTGGCTGAGCAGCTTGGTGCGCTCGGCGAGCTTCTGCTGGAGGATCATCGAGTTGTTCTCGACCGCCCGGCGGGCCTGGGCGGCGGCGCCGAGCGCCTGGTCGTGCAGGGTCTTGAGGTCCTCCGTGGCCTGCTCGGCCGAGACCAGCTGGGTGGCCAGGGTCTGCGCGGACTGCTCGTAGCGGCCGGCCTCGGCCTCGTCGCCCCGGGCGCGGGCCTGGTCGGCGAGGACCAGGGCCTGGCGGGCGTTGGCCTGCAACCGCTCGACCTCGGTCATCTGGCGGGACAGCTTCATCTCCAGCTGCCGCTGGTTGCCGATCACGGCGGCGGCCTGCTGGACCAGCGCCTGGTGCTGACGCTGGGCCTCCTCGATGGCCTGCTGGATCTGCACCTTCGGATCGGCGTGCTCGTCGATCCTGGCGCCGAAGAGCGCCATCAGGTACTTCCACCCCTTGACGAACGGGTTAGCCATCTTTGCGTTGCCCCCTTGAGTAGCGTCGCTCCGCCTCGACCGCGCCGGGTGCTCCCGGCCGGCTCCCGCACGGCAGTGGCTCCATCGTCCCAGCCGGACGCCACCGGGGCATCCGTACCGGCGAGCGAAGCGAGCGCCGACGCCGTCCGCGATCAAGGGTACGCGGCGCCGTCGAGGCCGACCACGTGGTGCGAGAGGGGGTGGATCAGGCGACGCGAGGGGGGTGGATCAGGCGGCGCAGACCACGTCGCGCTCGCTGCCCCGGACCCGGGAGCTGCGCAGGGTGGCCTTGAGCGGGGAGTCCTGGCGGACCTGGACGGCGACCGTGCCGTCGGAGCTGACCTGGTGGACGCCCCGGCCCGTGCTCCTGCGCACGGCGACGGGCGCGGCCGGCTCGTCCTGCACCGGCACGAGCACGCCGGGCATCTGCTCGGCGAGGGCGACGGTGTCGCTGACCTCACGCAGCAGCTCGGACAGGCGCGCACCGAGGGCGTCGCAGATCGCGGCCAGCAGCTCGCTGGAGGGCTCCTTCTGGCCGCGCTCGATCTCGGACAGGTAGCCGAGGCTGACGTTGGCGGCGGAGGAGACCTCGCGCAGGGTGCGGTGCTGCCCCTGCCGGCGCGCCCGCAGTGCGTCACCGATCACGCGGCGTAGCAGGACCATTCGCACCTCCCCCTGAGGGACACCACTCGTCCACGCGGCCCGTCCGGCACGTCGAGCCGGACCGGTCGTCGGAGCCTTCCCGCAACCGTACCCGTTGCGGGCCCCCACGACATCCCACCCCGCCCCTCGGATCGCGGGGAGAGCGTCAACGGCGCCCTGCGCCAGCCGCGTCGGCCCGCCCGTCGTCGACCCCGGCCGCCGGGGTGTCGGCCTCCTCCGCCCCGGAAGCGTCGGTCCCGTGGATCCGCGCGGCGAGCAGCCGCAGTGCCTCGACGACCGCGGCGGAGCGGATGTGGTCGCGACCGCCGTCCAGGTCGAGCTGCCGGACTTGGGTGCCGGACGGCCCGGCCACGGCGACGTAGACGAGCCCGACGGGCTTGCCGTCCTGCGGTTCCGGGCCGGCCACCCCGGTGGTGGCGAGGCCCCAGTCGGCCCCGCAGCGGCGCCGCCCACCCTCCGCGAGGGCCACCGCCACGTCCGGGTCGACCGGCCCCCTGTCGGCCAGCAGGTCCTCCGGCACGCCGGCGAGCTGCGACTTGAGCTCGGTGGCGTAGACCACCAGGCCGCCCCGGTAGATCCCGCTGACCCCGGCGATCTCCACGATCGAGGCGGCCAGCAGGCCGCCCGTCAGCGACTCGACGGTGGCGAGGGTCTCGTGCCGTTCCGAGAGGCTGTGCACCACGCCGGCCGCCGGACTCCCGACCGGCCGCGCTCCGTCAACGTCACTGTCCATGTCCCGGATCCTTTCCCCGCCCCGCCGGCCCTACTCATCCTTCCCGACCGGCGTGGGCGCGGGCGGGCGGCCCGGCTGCCCCGTCGGCCTCCGCCGCGAGGGCTTCGGGCGACGGCGTCCGGTCCGGACGGGAGGGGACGGACGGGCGCCGGTCAGATGGCCAGGCGGCGGGTCAGGCGGCGGGGCGGCGGAGCCGGAGGGCCTGGGCGACGTAGTCGAAGCCGGTGATCACCGTGACGCCGACCGCGGCGGCCATGATCCACGGGCCGACGGCGGCCAGCGCGTCCGGCATCGGCCACAGGTACCAGGTGATGGCCAGGATCTGGAGCGCAGTCTTGATCTTGCCGCCCCGGCTGGCCGCGATCACGCCGTGCCGGAT
The nucleotide sequence above comes from Micromonospora sp. M71_S20. Encoded proteins:
- a CDS encoding S-adenosyl-l-methionine hydroxide adenosyltransferase family protein — protein: MSLTTDYGLADGFVAACHGVIARLAPEARVVDVTHLVPPADVRRGAAVLAQAVPHLPEGVHVAVVDPGVGTTRRGVALATPRGLLVGPDNGLLVEAAEALGGVTAAVELTDPDWLAPEVSRTFHGRDVFAPVAARLALGAPLAGVGPAVDPESLVRLPAPVLRREADGFTAEVSTVDHFGNVQLAAPADLLAPLPARVRVRSGTGGEPGREAVHGRTFGDARPGGLVVHADSAGRVAVAVNGGRAVDLLAVAPGDLLRVAAD
- a CDS encoding zinc finger domain-containing protein, with product MPEGDTVWNTARVLHRALAGARLTGSDFRVPQLAATDLAGWTVRESASRGKHLLLRLTAPPHATPPPDAPTAPEGGAAPAQGGAVSAQAGGAAPGDDGGARWTLHSHLRMDGAWRVYAPGERWAARPAHLIRVVLRSARAVAVGYHLHELALVPTAEEGSLVGHLGPDLLGADWDPTEAVRRLAAHPDVTISEALLDQRNLAGVGNLYKCEVLFLRGVSPWTPVRAVPDLAGTVALAQKLLAANRGRWTQSTTGSLHRGQTSYVYGRRAQPCRRCGTAIRKEELGERVTYWCPVCQPEPPAD
- a CDS encoding PspA/IM30 family protein; its protein translation is MANPFVKGWKYLMALFGARIDEHADPKVQIQQAIEEAQRQHQALVQQAAAVIGNQRQLEMKLSRQMTEVERLQANARQALVLADQARARGDEAEAGRYEQSAQTLATQLVSAEQATEDLKTLHDQALGAAAQARRAVENNSMILQQKLAERTKLLSQLEQAKMQESVARSLESMSALTAPANTPSLDEVRDRIEQRYATAMGRAELAGNSVEGRMLEIQKATLDSAGSSRLEQIRSSMAGEQLGGKQERQGAAQAQPAAPAADPAAAARLDEIRASMGRERGTGDTTAAG
- a CDS encoding helix-turn-helix domain-containing protein is translated as MVLLRRVIGDALRARRQGQHRTLREVSSAANVSLGYLSEIERGQKEPSSELLAAICDALGARLSELLREVSDTVALAEQMPGVLVPVQDEPAAPVAVRRSTGRGVHQVSSDGTVAVQVRQDSPLKATLRSSRVRGSERDVVCAA
- a CDS encoding CinA family protein, whose translation is MDSDVDGARPVGSPAAGVVHSLSERHETLATVESLTGGLLAASIVEIAGVSGIYRGGLVVYATELKSQLAGVPEDLLADRGPVDPDVAVALAEGGRRRCGADWGLATTGVAGPEPQDGKPVGLVYVAVAGPSGTQVRQLDLDGGRDHIRSAAVVEALRLLAARIHGTDASGAEEADTPAAGVDDGRADAAGAGRR